The Candidatus Latescibacter sp. genome contains the following window.
TTTTTACGCTGGGACCATCGGCAGGCCCCTGCTGCTATCAGGTGGGTGAAGAAGTGGCCGCTCGAATGGCGCCTTCCTCGATAAAGAACCGTAACGGAAAACTGTATGCGGACCTCCACGAGGAAATCATCCACCGCCTCATCTATAACGGAGCGAGGAGGACAAATGTAGAATCGATTCCTGATTGTACGATATGCAATAATTCATTATACTTTTCCCATCGCAGAGACGGCGTCAATTCCGGGCGTATGATGGGATACATCATGCTGAAAGACCTTTGAAAGGATTTTATTCTTGACTGACTTTCAAGCCATTATTCTTGGACTTATTCAGGGTTTTGCCGAATTCCTGCCGGTTTCATCCTCCGGCCATCTGGTACTCGCCCAGAAGCTATTCGGGCTGAACGGCGACCTGATGACTTTTGACATTTTCTTACACTTCGGCACATTGCTGGCTGTTCTGGTGGTTTTCTACCGCTCTATTCTTTCCATTATTCTCGGATGCTTGGCAGGTATAAAATCCCTGTTTCTGGAAAGACTATCTCCATCTTATATATACCAAAATTCTGCTGATGTCCGCATGGCGACAGCACTGTTTATCGGGACAGTTCCCGCCGGTATAGTCGGAATCGCCTTCAAAAATCAGATCGAGGCGCTGTTCTCGACCACAATACCGATCTTAGCGGCCCTGTTTGTCACCGGTACAGTTCTCATGATCACATTCCTGGTAAAAAAAGGCGAGCGCCATATTGGCTTCTGGAGCGGGCTGATAGTTGGCATCGCACAGGCCATCGCCATCATACCCGGCATCTCCCGTTCCGGCTCGACCATATCCACAGCCCTTTTTCTGAAAGTCGACCGCCAGGAGGCAGGTGAATTCTCCTTCCTCCTTTCCATCCCTGCTGTGGGGGGCGCGACGGTTCTGGCGTTCAGGGATTTCACTTCTGCAGCCATACAGATACCCTTACATACGATAATACTCGGCATAGCGGCTTCATTCATCTCCGGTCTAATTTCTCTGGTGCTGCTCATGAGCATTGTGCGAAAGGGAAAGATCGGGTATTTCGGGCTGTACTGTTTTGCGGTTGTTATCGCGGGAGCGATATATCTGCATATTTAGATTATATTTTACGGTTATGTCGTTAAGAAAGCTAAAGTGATCATCCGAGAAGGTTTA
Protein-coding sequences here:
- a CDS encoding undecaprenyl-diphosphate phosphatase, with translation MTDFQAIILGLIQGFAEFLPVSSSGHLVLAQKLFGLNGDLMTFDIFLHFGTLLAVLVVFYRSILSIILGCLAGIKSLFLERLSPSYIYQNSADVRMATALFIGTVPAGIVGIAFKNQIEALFSTTIPILAALFVTGTVLMITFLVKKGERHIGFWSGLIVGIAQAIAIIPGISRSGSTISTALFLKVDRQEAGEFSFLLSIPAVGGATVLAFRDFTSAAIQIPLHTIILGIAASFISGLISLVLLMSIVRKGKIGYFGLYCFAVVIAGAIYLHI